A single window of Archangium gephyra DNA harbors:
- a CDS encoding YeeE/YedE family protein, whose translation MTGFSLPLMGGVLIGLSASLLLLFNGRVAGISGIVGGLLAPSRGEVPWRLAFIAGLVGGGFLVRALLPGAFGQETSSPAPGLTVAAGLLVGLGTHLSNGCTSGHGVCGVSRGSMRSIVATLVFMATGALAVFVLRTLRGGVL comes from the coding sequence ATGACAGGCTTTTCGCTTCCCCTGATGGGTGGGGTACTCATCGGGCTGAGTGCTTCGCTCCTCCTCCTCTTCAACGGCCGAGTGGCTGGCATCAGCGGAATCGTCGGCGGGCTCCTGGCCCCCAGCCGGGGTGAGGTTCCCTGGAGGCTGGCCTTCATCGCCGGGCTGGTAGGGGGCGGCTTTCTGGTACGCGCGCTGCTGCCCGGTGCCTTCGGCCAGGAGACGTCTTCGCCCGCTCCCGGCCTGACGGTGGCGGCCGGCCTCCTGGTGGGCCTTGGTACGCACCTGAGCAACGGCTGTACCAGTGGCCACGGCGTCTGCGGCGTCAGCCGCGGCTCCATGCGTTCCATCGTCGCCACCCTCGTCTTCATGGCGACGGGAGCACTGGCCGTCTTCGTCCTGCGCACGCTCAGGGGAGGTGTGCTGTGA
- a CDS encoding DUF6691 family protein: MKTSLSALLAGLLFALGLGVGGMTDPARVRAFLDVTGNWDASLAFVMAGALGTHALLRRFILRHPKPVFAPAFPTASRTKVDRRLLVGAALFGAGWGLSGYCPGPALTSLASGASTALTFVAAMLGGMLLLRLWESSRISHEAVTSSRGGA, translated from the coding sequence GTGAAGACGTCCCTCTCGGCGCTCCTGGCGGGCCTGTTGTTCGCACTCGGGCTCGGCGTGGGGGGGATGACCGATCCCGCCCGGGTGCGGGCCTTCCTCGATGTCACGGGGAACTGGGATGCCAGCCTCGCCTTCGTCATGGCGGGGGCGCTCGGCACCCATGCGCTGTTGCGGCGCTTCATCCTGCGCCACCCCAAGCCCGTCTTCGCCCCGGCCTTTCCCACGGCCTCGCGGACGAAGGTGGACCGCCGTCTCCTCGTGGGGGCGGCCCTCTTCGGGGCCGGCTGGGGTCTGTCCGGCTACTGCCCGGGTCCCGCGCTCACCTCGCTGGCGAGCGGCGCATCCACGGCGCTGACCTTCGTGGCGGCGATGCTCGGAGGCATGCTCCTCTTGCGCCTGTGGGAGAGCTCCCGCATTTCCCACGAGGCTGTCACCTCGAGCCGAGGAGGAGCGTGA